The genomic window ATGCATACCAATCTGTTTTAGGATAGTCAGCATTGTCTATTGATCTTTAAAGTTTGTAGATAATGCCAAATGAAAGGCTTGAATTTTTAATCTTACCATAAATTCTGGTAGGTCAAGTCATTCCATCAATATGGCTGGTAGTTGTTCTGATGATTTCCACCTTCCCGTGGAACCTTCCCATAGTTGCTCTGTtgaccttttttaaataaaatatcaaagaaAAACATTAGAATGAAACTTGCTAAAATTGTCAGTATTTTAAACATGGATATAAGTTGACTTACCATTGTAATCATCATAGCCTTGTCCATATCCATAATTTTGATAGTTGTAGCCAGAATAGTCATACCCAGAGTAATCATTATAGCCCTGGCTGTAGCCATTGCCATAGCCTCCATAGTTCTGTCCGTAGTAGCCGCCATAGCCCTGGTTGTACCCCTGACTTGGTCCTTCACAAAGAGTTAGAATGAGACAACAAAATTGTGCATTTGCAAAGGAAATCGAATAGGAAAAACAGAACCACatttattggttttattttttaaccaaacaTATAAATACCTCCTCTTCCACGACCTCTGAATCCTCCTCTTCCCCCCCGGTCACTTCTGTTCTGTTGCTGTCTGTAGACCTCTTTAGGCTGGGCAACTTTTATTTCACACTACATCAAGAAACAATGGGGAAAAGGTTAAAAACATGCCGGATGccaattttttttgtcaaaacaaaacaaaaaaaaaaacaacctgtaCTAAACGTACCTTTCCTGCTCCCACATTGTGGTATCTATTCTCCAAAAGCTTCTTAACAGGTTCTTCATCCACATATGTTACAAAACAGAACCCTCGCCTCTCATTTGTGTTGCTATCCACGGGAAGTTCAATATTTTCAATCTAAATCGAGATGGGGTAATGGTTAGTATTTGTAAGAACAATACATGTCTGGTAAAGTTCCGCACGTAACAATGCATGTGACATTGatcacaaaataaatcatatgaCTTACATCCCCAAAGGATCCAAAATATTCCCGAATTTGCTCCTCTGATGTTTCTGGACGAAGACCTCCAACAAAGACTTTTTTGGGAGGCTCCTTCCCCTTCATAGCTTTGGCTCGCTTTGGATCAATCAGTTTACCATCGAGTTTGTGCTCCTTCAGCTCTAGAACCTGAAAACCAAGTCATGTGattaacacattttttcctaaagtaataaaaaaaaagtgcatttaatCTGAAATTTTCAgtgatgtaaaaacaaacagtaataaatatCAGACCGTCTTTTAAATAACTGCACTCACTCTGTCGACACTGTCAGCATCTTTGAACAGCACAAACCCAAAACCTCTGGATCTGCCAGTCATCGGGTCTGTTTTGATGGTGCAATCCAAGACCTCTCCGAATTTAGACAGGTAGTCTTTAAGGTCTTGCTTGCTGGTGTCCCAGCTCAGCCCACCGATAAACATTTtcctataaaataataaaaaaaagctcatcCATTATTGTCTTAGTTGATTtgcaaaaataattataaatgatttattatatgtaaataaatacatatataaaatacaaaaaaaaatagataaaaaaaataaaaaaaatatagataaataaatagaataaagatatttatatatacacaaattgtaataagtgtgtatatatatatatatatatatatatatatatatatatatatatatattttaattacacaCTGATTCTGAAAGTTCGACCTAAGCCCCCAGCTCCATCAGGGGTTTATTATGCATGCTGAATTAATGGAGGATGCCATGAAGCAGAGCTTGACGAAAATCGTAAAGTTTATCCACATTAACATCACCGACGTAAAAGCACACGAGTAACTTGGTCAACAGACGGAATGTGAACACCAAAGACATAAAACCGTTAGTAAGCTAATGAAAACGTGTTGTACTCCATCCAGCTAGCGCGTTAACACGCACGCCACgttttaattttctgtaaccATTAGCTTAgctgcacaaaaaaacaactgcagAGAATTTATTTACGCATATTCAGCTGTGCACTAGTAGAAATGCACTTCTCAGTTAAACACGATGTGATcaatattacaattttaaaatccCACACCAGCTAAAATAagctgaacacaacaaaacgTTAAGAGCTCGGCTTAGCGATGCTAAGCTACACCGGAGCGCTCTTGGGCCTGTGCCCGGGCCTAGAGGCGCCACTCACCCATCATCCTGCTGATTTTTGCTTGCGTTTATTTTGGATCCCTCTGGACACTCATCTGTGCTGAAGTCGGTCTGCTCGAGTTCTGCCTGCATTTTGAACTAAGATCCGGTACAGAAACCTGTGTGGATCAgtgagtgtttaaaaaaaaagacaacggcaaacacaaacaccctGACCCGTTTGATAAAATGGCGGACAGTGACGCAATGACGCAATCACAGAAGGCGggagaaaggggcggggcgtcAGTAGAAATGGGAGGGGCGTCCAGAGAAAAGGAGGagcgacaaacacacacaatcaaacgcaaacacacatacgtATTTCTCTATGTATTAGTATCATTTAAATTCTTTAATCAATCATTCAAATAGCACTgttattaaattacacacatattGTTGATTAACTATACTTCTTAcatatatattagatttatttatttcacgtGGTTGGCTTTAATTAAGATTCTTATACACAAGTGACTATCTGACGTTTTACGGAAGCCTTAAAGTGCCAAACAACTTCACATCTAGCATGTACATGCGGTGACCGTTGCGGAAACAGAAATTAACTGATCTTCAAACTATTTCTTCCCGGAAGTAGTTCGCGTGAATGATATTTAAATCGTTGGATCTGGATCCTAAACCAGTTGCGCCCTTGAAGGCCGCCTTAGCTCAGAGTTGCCAGATTTTCTATAGTAAGGCTTAAAATCCATCTTTGTAGAATTGAGCAGTATGTATATGCAAAGGAAGACATGTAAATACACGTTATGttagtattaaaaaatatcgaattaaatgtaactagaaacAGCAGGTATACAGCAGGTGACCTAATGAAGTGTTTACTGAAAAACATTAGAGATGGTTTAAAATATACTTCAAGCTAAAAACAATTGATTATTAAGTTAAATGTAATAGGTTTCTAAATGAATGTCATTCAAATTAAGATCCTTTGACCTTATGTTTACATATCTTTTGGGTGGTGTGTAAACTTATCTActgatattattactattgcTCAAAATTTGTTTTCAATAAATTACATTGATATGTCAATGCTGGTTGCAATTAATACTATAAGGTAATTATTGtatcatttataatataatcatttaaatgaatgagaatatatttattattattgttattattaataataataacaataataataataaaggggATTGTAGTTGTAGTGACCTGGCAACCCGTTGACTGAGCCATGTGTTAGCACATAGCTAGCTGGTTAGTGTGTTATTCATTATCAACCGTTTTTGCTTGTCTGTCATGCAGTGATCTGTTTTCTTTAACCCCAGGTTTAATATACttattttctttactgtaaACTGCAGTGACGAGACTGTCGTccgtttaaaaaagaaaaatggcaaCGATTACAGTTCCTGAGAACGTTAGCGTCTTTCTGCTGGACATTGAAGGAACCACGACTCCTATAACGTTTGTAAAGGTAAGAAGGTTTGGGTGTCCTTTTGATCAACAGCAGTATAATATAACCGCACGGATATGTTTTGACTAACGTTTATTTTCCATGCaggatattttattttcatatataaaagATCACTTGGAAGAGTATCTGGGTGCGCACTGGGAGGAGGATGAGTGCAAGCAGGATGTACAGCTCCTAAAGAAACAGGTCATGTACTGCAGCGTTGATTTACATTCACATGCTTCTCTACTGAATAGTTCTACATTCATTTTATTGGTCCTAGTAGCAGATAAACCCACCATGTTTAATTAAGGTGGGATTACTCAATGCAGCACATTAGGTTGTTCTTGTCAATCAATGAAACTGTAGTTTGGATTTAGTTGGTGGTGTTTGCTCTGACATGATATTGACATAGTGCATGCTGAGTTCATACAGACATTTTAACCACCCTTACGTTCAAGTTGTGTTTTAAAACCTGTTCACAAACCAAAAATAACCATCCAGCAAGCAGACATTTATGTAGGATTACAGAATAaaggataaataataaattgcgCATTCAAAATACACAAGAAAACATATACACGGGACGAAATGtacattgtacatttacagcattcagcagacacccttatccagagcaacatttttatcttttttttttttttttttttttatacaactgagcagttgagggttaagggccttgcacaggggcccagcagtggcagcttggtggacataggaatcgaactcacaaccttcccattggtagtccaacaccttaaccactaggctagcaCATCCGCATGGTCATCCGAGGCTGGTTTTGTGCCGTTGCGGCCAAAGACGGGAAACAATAAAGTTCTGACAGGATCAGAAATTATTGATCGGAAGCTCAGAGTGTGAGTGAACACTTGTCTGAAAATCCACTCTATCATTATGTGATCTTTATTGTATAAGCCGATATGGAGAGCATTATCACAGAGTGCAATATATAATTCATCTGATTGGTATCATCTTGTAAAGTGTGACGTAATAATCTCATAAGGCCACTGTGATGGTACAGTGATAAACCATCTTAACACACAtaccaacaccacacacacactggcatgGCAGAGTAACTGAACATGATCCAACAGCCAAATAATAAATCTGGCCAGCTGTTGTTCTTTGAGGTAAAGGTGCATAGCCAAACATAACATGTGCACCCACATGGATGTATCCAGCACGTATCTGTTGCTGCGTAGGCAACTCTTAGATcttagagtttgcatgttgtttgtaatgtttttctttaatagctTAAATATTGAAGAGAACATTTTTACAGCTTAGGATGTTGGATTTTCTCCCTTTGTAGAAGAGATggttctctctatcttttttctCCCAGAGTTAAAATCTTTAGGTAAAAGACCAAAAACTTCTACTTTGAACCCCGGGGTATCTTTTAGAAAAGGTCAGCTGGTTAGCTCCGATCATGACATCatgttaaagctttttttttccaaagctgCAGGCATCTCAAAGCTACACTAAAGAGTAGAATCCAGTTTTCTAATCTTGAGGTTAAAAGACACagattaaagattaatatatacatacataaagtacatacacacagacatacggGGATATAACCAAGGTTGAGtttcaaaaatacatttaaaaatgtaatttagctAAAACAGTTTGGAAACTGGTTAAAATTATACAAATTCCACAAAAAGTATAAAGCAGATGAAAATTTCTCACTAGTTTTGCtccaataacaaataaaataaatgccttACAAGTTTAGTAAGTTCAAAATCTAAAAATCTTCTACTCCAGAATCCTTTTTTTCAACATATTGATTAATTTGCAATCTCACTTTGTATCTCTCTTATTCCCTTCCCTGATTGGTTGCTGACTCTAGTTTGTCACAGTTTAGCTGGATTTCTTATTGTGCTTAACATTAGCATGATCATTTGATAATGCTTAATAACTCACAAATTTCCAGACAATTCTGACCTCACATAGCTGACTGTAAATTACTACTACAGGATTATGAGAATGACTCTGAGCAGCTCAGGAACAtcagattgatttttttaatgttattgtttgAGTATTTTATTGTCCCCGTTCTCAGTAATCATGTTCTCTCCCATTAAGAAATGCATGGACTATAGCTTCAAGTTAGTATTAGGAAGCAATAATAGTAGGCTGTAATGTTGCAGTTTGTCACCTGATTCAGCCATATTTTATTggaacatgatttttttttcagaccgAGGAAGACTTAAAGCAGAATAGAGCATGCGCGGTTCACGCCGTAGACCAGACGGTCCATACGGATGAAGAGAAGGCAATCCGGGAGGTGGTGGATAGCGTTCTGTGGCAGATGGCCGCAGACAGAAAGACCACCGCTCTCAAGCAGCTGCAAGGCCACATGTGGAGATCAGCTTATGCTTCAGGGAAGATTAAAGGCGAGTAAGTATGGAGAAGCTTTAAATTCTTTGAAGCACCTTTTACATAAATGAATGAGGTGAACCAATAAAaagtattgttttatttactattactattaaagtaatattataattttatattattttaattacctAAGAACATATTTTTGCATGCATATAACATATAAGCGGGTACAGTTACCTCTTCTGgacatatgtgtttgtgttctgacACAGAGTTTATCAGGATGTGGTTCCTGCTATAAGAAGATGGAGGCAATATGGTATAAAAGTCTACATTTATTCTTCTGGAAGCATAGAAGCCCAGAAGCTACTCTTTGGCTTTTCAGTTGAAGGAGACCTATTAGATGTAAGTTAAATTTTGGCTGCTTTCATATAATATGTGGTGATAACTTTTTATGGTAGGTTTTTGTATATTAACATCTTTCTAAATGTCTCGTGCAGCTATTTGCTGGTCACTTTGACACCAACATTGGTGCTAAAGTGGAGAGTAAAAGCTATGAAAAGATTGCACAGAGGATCGGCTGCTCCCCAGAAGAAATTATGTTCTTAACAGATGTCACACGAGGTGGGTGCAAAATACTCAGAAGGCTGCTTTCTTCTCATTTCCTAATAAGTTTGGATAAACCCCACATCCAGAgtgcatttaaaaatgataatgaATGTCATTCAGAAGTTAAGACTCTCTGATAGTAACCAAATCTTTGGCCAGTCATACAGTTTACAACAGCTTAACATGAGCCAAGTCATTCACGTGGAAACAAAGACCAAATTATTATAAAGGCAGTTAAGTTACTCACTCATTGGATGGCCATTTTAACTTCTTATTATGCACATTCAATTtaccaagcttttttttttaagtactaaTGATGGTATCCCACTTACCAGCTAGAGTTCAGATCATTTTTTGTGCTCCAGTTTCATGTTTGTAATAAAAAGGTGTTCAGATTATTTTGACCAGTACGGCACTCTTCTGAAAAAACAATAacctaaaaaatgtaaagtggAAATTTAAATAGGATGGTCTGTAGAACTTTAGATTAATGACTTCTGAATCAGGATTAGCTTTAAAATAGCCCAATATTAACACACAGTATTGCAATATTTcctaaatgaaaatgtttctgttgcatatgtatatattggGAGTTGTCCTTTTAGCCAACAATATAGAGCATGATGCATACATAgataatacataattaatataCAGTCCGCTCTGAAAGTATTGGAACGACAaggccaacattctgtttttgcTATACGCAGTAGACATTTGGGCTTAAGATCGAAAGACGATAGATGCATCTTGTAGTTCGGCCTCTTTATTTCTGCCCTCAAAGTCTTTTTCAACCGTTGCTTGTGATGCCTTCACCCCTGCCCTTTggaggttgttgtttttgtgatcTATGCCTGgtttttaataaatcagtggtttctttttcttttttttttccaccaagaTGCTTTAGTTTGTCTCGGCTCAGAAGGGCTTGCTTTTCTCCTGTAGACAGCTCTCTGGTTTCCCATAAACAGCTTTCTGTTGGTtaatcctttttaacaacaaatgtagTGTTCACAGGTGAAACCCAGAGCTCAAAACAAGAGTAGATATTCAGAACTAGTAACTGTTTAAACAGTCAATCTAATCTTTTGATCGATTGAAAAGTGAGTGTGTCCAAACAACGTATGCCATAGTCTAAGTTGCTTAGAACTAgttgtaaatatcaggaaatgaatcCTGAAATTCGAGTTGGTCAGCTCATGGTCATACCAGAATTGGCCCTACCATTCCAATACTTTCAGAGTACTTTAGCTCTGCGTAATGTACTGTATCATATgagtagggttgggtatcaaaagaaattttccggttccgattccggttccagttctcccttacgattcccggttctgattccgattccataataaaagaaatgtgaaaaataatgcacaatactgaaacaattccatttgtgtttattaatcactctttaaatattttaaacagagcatttcaattcatatcaatttaaatttaaataaatccaacatcaaatttaacatccagaattacaacttagcaaaacatttataaatttttctgaagaaaaattaacgtctgctttctctgggagaagacgagacctttcctggcttattgtatctccagctgtggagaaaaccctctcagagggggtagatttgcttcattgttgtagctttggaaatgaatccacactttatatattttttttagacatgtttaacacaaagcgtacctcagcacagcagaaTGAGTGACTGATTTATGTgataagctgcgttaatttggttgcgtgactataaacagtgtaaacaatgaatatacatgaggtaagaaatggctatttaaagtgaccactcaaagcgctttgcccgtcatcgcatcggaaccgtgtttggaaccgaaacttgaAAAAACtgaaccggttctgaataagaaccggttctctgTTCCCAACCCTACATATGAGAGCCTGAACGTAGCAGCTATTACGTTGAGCACTTATGTGAGAAGATTAAGTCAACACTCCGTCTTCTCACCTTGCAGAAGCAAAAGCAGCAGAGGATGCTGGGCTGAATGTGGCCCTGGTTGTACGACCAGGTAACATGGAGTTGACTGAAGAGGAGAGGAACCATTATAGAACCATCACAACATTTAGCCAGCTGGAACTCAGCAAAAACGCTTAACAGATAAGGACAGAACAGTGTCAGCATTCCTCAAGTGGACTTTAGTAAATGTAGGCTGACACTGGATCACAAATTTGTAGCTTGTTACTTGTGGGGCTGGGGAGGGGATGTGATGCAGCAAGTGCCAAGTGCATTGTAATTGTACCTAATTAAACTCCAGGTGCttgcatatgttttttttttttgtttgtttgtttgttttttttgttttgtttttttaattttatttttaaacaaaacacaatggagttggtttaaaatattgttgttcAGTTTGAATGTTTACAATGCTATGAAACGGTATTGATGTGCAAGTGTAAATTaagtt from Tachysurus vachellii isolate PV-2020 chromosome 20, HZAU_Pvac_v1, whole genome shotgun sequence includes these protein-coding regions:
- the hnrnpdl gene encoding heterogeneous nuclear ribonucleoprotein D-like, yielding MQAELEQTDFSTDECPEGSKINASKNQQDDGKMFIGGLSWDTSKQDLKDYLSKFGEVLDCTIKTDPMTGRSRGFGFVLFKDADSVDRVLELKEHKLDGKLIDPKRAKAMKGKEPPKKVFVGGLRPETSEEQIREYFGSFGDIENIELPVDSNTNERRGFCFVTYVDEEPVKKLLENRYHNVGAGKCEIKVAQPKEVYRQQQNRSDRGGRGGFRGRGRGGPSQGYNQGYGGYYGQNYGGYGNGYSQGYNDYSGYDYSGYNYQNYGYGQGYDDYNGQQSNYGKVPREGGNHQNNYQPY
- the enoph1 gene encoding enolase-phosphatase E1; translation: MATITVPENVSVFLLDIEGTTTPITFVKDILFSYIKDHLEEYLGAHWEEDECKQDVQLLKKQTEEDLKQNRACAVHAVDQTVHTDEEKAIREVVDSVLWQMAADRKTTALKQLQGHMWRSAYASGKIKGEVYQDVVPAIRRWRQYGIKVYIYSSGSIEAQKLLFGFSVEGDLLDLFAGHFDTNIGAKVESKSYEKIAQRIGCSPEEIMFLTDVTREAKAAEDAGLNVALVVRPGNMELTEEERNHYRTITTFSQLELSKNA